Proteins found in one Panicum hallii strain FIL2 chromosome 4, PHallii_v3.1, whole genome shotgun sequence genomic segment:
- the LOC112890118 gene encoding glutathione S-transferase U10-like codes for KQKTPHSHIPYHHTAAHSTALMAAAAMEPREVKLYGAWGSAHAAMARNALALKGVRYEYVEEDLDNKSETLLRLNPVHGKVPVLVVDGRPLAESLVIIEYADEAWPEGRGYPPALLPGAPRARAAARFWARFFHDEVSPLSRAVVLADARAEREELAREVKERMAVMEAGIAEDFPCGREEGPFVHGRSPGLLDVILGSCSSGTRVLSAVSGVDIVEPGATPRVHASVAAFDELAAGFGTTVPHELLLARLLERKARSRAAAA; via the coding sequence AAGCAGAAGACGCCTCACAGTCACATACCATACCATCACACAGCAGCTCACAGCACAGCACTAATGGCGGCCGCGGCCATGGAGCCCAGGGAGGTGAAGCTGTACGGCGCCTGGGGCAGCGCCCACGCCGCCATGGCCCGGAACGCGCTGGCGCTCAAGGGCGTGCGGTACGAGTACGTGGAGGAGGACCTGGACAACAAGAGCGAGACTCTGCTGCGCCTGAACCCCGTCCACGGCAAGGTGCCCGTCCTCGTCGTCGACGGCCGGCCGCTCGCGGAGTCGCTCGTCATCATCGAATACGCCGACGAGGCGTGGCCCGAGGGCCGCGGGTACCCGCCGGCGCTGCTCCCGGgtgccccgcgcgcgcgcgccgcggccAGGTTCTGGGCGCGGTTCTTCCACGACGAGGTGTCGCCGCTGTCGCGCGCGGTGGTGCTCGCGGACGCGAGGGCGGAGCGGGAGGAGCTGGCGAGGGAGGTGAAGGAGCGGATGGCCGTGATGGAGGCCGGAATAGCGGAGGACTTCCCGTGCGGCCGCGAGGAGGGCCCGTTCGTGCACGGGCGGAGCCCCGGGCTGCTCGACGTCATACTGGGCTCCTGCAGCTCGGGGACCCGGGTGCTGTCCGCCGTCTCCGGGGTCGATATCGTGGAGCCCGGCGCGACGCCGCGCGTGCACGCCAGCGTGGCCGCGTTCGACGAGCTCGCCGCCGGGTTCGGTACCACCGTCCCGCacgagctcctcctcgcgcggctCCTCGAGAGGAAGGCCAGGTCTCGCGCCGCGGCCGCGTGA